Proteins encoded in a region of the uncultured Paludibaculum sp. genome:
- a CDS encoding exo-alpha-sialidase produces the protein MTRRDLFAVGAMLAAPVYAAEAGQPDWRNVKQGWQIPREGYSDQPYVVVTRDGNWLCVLTTGRGVEGEPGQHIISTISTDQGHTWSAPIDIEPADGPEASWVMPFIAPGGRVYVFYTYNSENLRLDTRSNNPKVGRRVDTLGKYAYKYSDDHGHTWSKERYYIPMRPMRIDRENAWEGKLMYFWGVGKPILTSKKEMIFGYAKVGKWGDPGGMVTSQGVFLKSSNIATEKDPAKLHWELLPEGDEGLRAPKNPVSDEANLVELSDGSLYCTYRSIDGYNCAAYSRNGGKTWTPPGYATYTPGGRPIKHPRAANFVRKFSNGKFLLWFHNHAGEAVMGQKWPYYTGRNPGWITGGVEKNGFIHWSQPEILLYDDNPDTRISYPDFVEDKGHYYITETVKTYARVHPIDQTLLDGLWNQFNNKSVAKAGLVAVGAAGATTVAMPKLADLSKGGGFTLEFWLRLSELSDGQVLFDTMTDAGQGVSVKTTDRFTLALTLSDGRTRASWDSDPGTHSGTLRSGVWQHVVFVVDGGPRIISVVTDGILNDGGTVRDYGWGRFPAELGDVNGLPAARVGAKVFGQIRKLRIYDRYLRTSEAVGNFQAGLEA, from the coding sequence ATGACCAGACGAGACCTATTCGCCGTCGGCGCAATGCTGGCAGCCCCTGTTTACGCCGCCGAAGCCGGCCAGCCGGACTGGCGCAACGTGAAGCAAGGATGGCAGATCCCTCGGGAGGGCTACAGCGACCAGCCTTACGTGGTGGTGACGCGCGACGGCAACTGGCTGTGCGTGCTGACGACCGGCCGCGGAGTGGAGGGCGAGCCCGGCCAGCACATCATCTCGACGATCAGTACGGACCAGGGACACACCTGGTCCGCACCGATCGACATTGAACCGGCGGACGGGCCGGAGGCGTCGTGGGTGATGCCGTTCATTGCTCCAGGCGGCCGGGTATACGTCTTCTATACCTACAACTCAGAGAATCTACGGCTGGACACGCGCAGCAACAATCCGAAGGTGGGGCGGCGCGTGGATACCCTCGGGAAGTACGCGTACAAGTATTCGGACGATCACGGCCACACCTGGTCGAAGGAGCGGTATTACATCCCGATGCGGCCGATGCGCATCGACCGGGAGAATGCATGGGAAGGCAAGCTCATGTACTTCTGGGGCGTGGGCAAACCCATCCTGACCAGCAAGAAGGAGATGATCTTCGGGTACGCCAAGGTGGGGAAGTGGGGCGATCCCGGCGGTATGGTGACGTCGCAGGGCGTCTTCCTGAAGAGCTCGAACATCGCCACGGAGAAGGATCCGGCGAAACTGCACTGGGAGCTGCTGCCCGAGGGCGACGAGGGGCTGCGGGCGCCGAAGAATCCGGTGTCGGACGAAGCGAATCTGGTCGAGCTGAGCGACGGGAGCTTGTACTGCACGTACCGCAGCATCGATGGATACAACTGCGCGGCCTATAGCCGGAACGGAGGCAAGACGTGGACTCCGCCGGGTTATGCGACGTATACGCCTGGCGGCCGGCCGATCAAGCATCCGCGCGCGGCGAACTTTGTCCGCAAGTTCAGTAATGGCAAGTTCCTGCTCTGGTTCCACAACCATGCCGGGGAAGCCGTGATGGGGCAGAAGTGGCCTTACTACACGGGTCGCAATCCGGGCTGGATTACGGGCGGCGTGGAGAAGAATGGTTTCATTCATTGGAGCCAGCCGGAGATTCTGCTGTATGACGACAACCCGGATACGCGCATCAGCTATCCGGATTTTGTCGAAGACAAAGGGCATTACTACATTACGGAGACCGTGAAGACGTACGCGCGGGTGCATCCCATCGACCAGACTCTGCTGGACGGGCTCTGGAATCAGTTCAACAACAAGTCGGTGGCGAAGGCAGGGCTTGTCGCCGTGGGCGCCGCGGGGGCCACGACCGTGGCGATGCCCAAGCTGGCTGATCTGTCGAAGGGCGGCGGATTCACGCTGGAGTTCTGGCTGCGGCTGAGTGAACTCTCGGATGGACAGGTTCTGTTCGACACAATGACGGACGCGGGTCAGGGTGTTTCAGTGAAGACAACCGACCGGTTTACCCTGGCCCTGACGCTGAGCGACGGACGCACGCGGGCGAGTTGGGACAGTGATCCCGGGACTCACTCTGGCACGTTGCGCTCCGGTGTGTGGCAGCATGTTGTGTTTGTCGTCGATGGCGGGCCGCGCATCATCTCGGTGGTAACCGACGGCATCCTCAACGACGGTGGTACGGTGCGGGACTACGGCTGGGGGCGATTCCCAGCGGAACTCGGCGATGTGAATGGGCTGCCGGCGGCTCGTGTGGGTGCGAAGGTCTTTGGGCAGATCCGCAAGCTGAGGATCTACGACCGCTATCTGCGCACATCGGAGGCCGTGGGCAATTTCCAAGCCGGCCTAGAAGCGTAA
- a CDS encoding AAA family ATPase, which yields MAAKKVSIINFKGGVGKTTLSLHLAAHLAARQKRVLVIDIDHQSSLSIVVLGQALWQRNVTSQNTINRVFQSFCNRKVPMPKDELIIKNVYGEKAAWAKAHYPTLDFVSAQFELDDTEIDLASTTYGNPTLSDWDKRTLLASWLDQVDAHNQYDYILFDCPPATKIVSQNALAASDCYIIPVIPDDLSSRGVTHFRSLVQNKIDTKLQYLRTTANIHNDDVPKNFVPKTNLAGIVPFLVKHAGRARSGLTNIHTEQIAALRRAWKGDVINSIGRNMIGVPESVNMGWPVWSVKGTNVTPAVKRMMTSICEELHGRIDK from the coding sequence GTGGCGGCAAAGAAGGTCTCGATCATTAACTTCAAGGGGGGGGTTGGCAAGACTACACTATCCCTGCATTTGGCGGCCCATCTTGCGGCGCGCCAAAAACGAGTTCTAGTTATCGACATAGACCACCAATCGAGCCTATCGATAGTTGTTTTGGGCCAAGCCCTGTGGCAGAGAAATGTCACATCACAGAACACGATAAACCGAGTGTTTCAATCGTTCTGCAATCGCAAAGTCCCGATGCCGAAGGATGAATTAATTATCAAAAATGTATACGGCGAGAAGGCGGCATGGGCTAAGGCACATTACCCAACGCTGGACTTTGTCAGCGCTCAATTTGAGCTAGATGATACTGAAATTGATCTCGCATCAACCACCTATGGAAACCCAACGCTGTCAGATTGGGACAAAAGGACGCTACTGGCCAGCTGGCTCGATCAGGTTGACGCCCATAATCAATATGACTATATACTCTTCGATTGTCCACCAGCGACTAAAATTGTAAGCCAGAATGCTCTGGCTGCCAGCGATTGCTATATAATACCAGTAATACCAGATGATCTATCAAGTCGCGGCGTAACTCACTTTCGCAGTCTCGTGCAAAACAAGATTGATACAAAACTGCAATACCTACGGACCACTGCAAATATCCATAACGATGACGTTCCGAAGAACTTTGTGCCCAAAACCAATCTGGCAGGAATTGTGCCATTCCTTGTGAAGCATGCCGGACGGGCGCGCTCAGGGCTCACTAACATCCATACTGAACAAATTGCAGCACTCAGGCGAGCCTGGAAGGGCGATGTAATTAATTCGATCGGGAGAAATATGATCGGAGTGCCGGAGTCGGTTAATATGGGATGGCCAGTTTGGAGCGTAAAGGGGACGAATGTGACTCCTGCTGTCAAGCGAATGATGACATCAATTTGCGAGGAGCTTCACGGTCGGATCGACAAATGA
- a CDS encoding TonB-dependent receptor, which translates to MSKAHQLVLALVAAVAIAHAQSSSGTILGTVRDSQDAVIPGAVVTITDIAKKTTRTFTTSAAGEYVVPFLDPGQYAISVEAAGFRKSTQSGLTLRVADRLTLDFHLEIGQLVDQVTVEAVTPLVNAVTNTLGQVVENRRIVDLPLNGREPFALATLAPGVLPTPNNTAQHQGGSVPSISGAANFTSEVTIDGIPNTAPRNQGRFNFLIYTPSVDAVSEFKVQTNSMSAEYGRFNGGVISVVTKSGTNELHGTAYEFHRNSYFDANTFFNNRAGIPLGALRRNQVGGAIGGPVILPKIYNGRDRTFFFFDYEAFRESTVASATYTVPTALERTGDFSKTVNAAGAAVLLYDPTTTRVGSSGALMRDPFPGNVIPTDRINTVGKNLANFYPLPTNSRLTANLDIGAARVNRDDTFDIRIDHYIGSSHKIFGRVSRQEPFTGEPNYFNNIANPGNPSLTQHRRSAALQDIWTLTPTTIVNFNYGLSRQYGTRTAWGDGYDITQLGFPANFRANQQVSALPTVSVSGFTGLGNGNQNYSSQMSHILQATVTRIQGSHTLKAGADYRVYLDNQLQNPSAQGSLSVSSAWTQGPNPNQASSTAGNGIASLLLGIPSGSLVNQPAIASASRYWAGFVQDDWRLSRNLTLNLGLRYEVNVPRTERFDRISIFDVSAASPIAAQVPSLPGLRGAMAFRDGDNRQLIPADKNNWAPRFGFAYQMTKNMVIRGGYGLFFGLSSTDAAGAAGGFVDGFQATTSIVTSLDGTTPIASLSNPFPNGFNQPLSRGQLTASSLLGQSNTSGLLSLATPYFQQWNFSVQRSLGQNLITEIAYTANKGTHVPYTNFNPNVLTQAQNALGTVNQQLVANPFYGIITDPTSSLSLATVQRGQLLKPYPQYGSINLVNPSIGNSNYHSLQARVEKRFSKGYTLLAAYTWSKNITDFSNAAVGSTTGVMDPYNLRLERSLDSQDVPHRLVVSGVYELPFGRGRWLGAHWNRGVDMIFGGWQLNGIASFQKGEPLVMSAISGSRPIRLQQSGELSGSTQSRLLRYFDTTAFAVPAAFTYGNSSRTAPDLRGPGMANYDLSLFKTFAIYERLKAQLRFETFNTMNRVWFGMPSTSIGSTSAGVISSQANSPRQLQLALKFLF; encoded by the coding sequence ATGTCGAAAGCTCACCAGCTAGTGCTCGCCCTCGTCGCCGCAGTGGCCATCGCCCATGCTCAATCCAGTTCAGGAACCATTCTCGGAACGGTCCGCGACAGCCAGGACGCGGTGATTCCGGGGGCGGTTGTTACCATCACCGACATCGCCAAGAAGACTACGCGGACGTTCACGACCAGCGCGGCCGGCGAATACGTCGTGCCCTTCCTTGATCCCGGCCAATACGCGATTTCGGTCGAGGCGGCCGGTTTCAGGAAATCGACCCAGTCCGGCCTGACCTTACGGGTGGCGGACCGGCTTACGCTCGATTTCCACCTGGAGATTGGCCAACTAGTCGATCAGGTTACGGTGGAAGCAGTGACGCCGCTGGTCAACGCGGTGACGAACACGCTGGGACAGGTGGTGGAGAATCGGCGGATTGTCGATCTTCCGCTCAACGGCAGGGAACCCTTTGCGCTGGCGACGCTGGCGCCGGGCGTGTTGCCGACACCGAACAACACCGCGCAGCACCAGGGCGGATCGGTCCCGAGCATCAGCGGCGCGGCAAACTTTACGAGTGAGGTCACGATTGACGGCATTCCGAATACGGCGCCGCGCAATCAGGGCCGGTTCAACTTTCTCATCTACACGCCTTCGGTCGATGCGGTGAGCGAGTTCAAGGTGCAGACGAACTCGATGAGCGCCGAGTATGGCCGGTTCAACGGCGGTGTAATCAGCGTGGTGACGAAGTCGGGCACGAACGAGCTGCACGGCACGGCGTACGAGTTTCACCGCAACTCCTATTTCGACGCCAACACCTTCTTCAACAACCGGGCGGGCATCCCGTTGGGCGCGCTACGCCGGAATCAGGTGGGCGGCGCGATTGGCGGGCCGGTGATCCTGCCGAAGATCTACAACGGCCGCGACCGGACCTTCTTCTTCTTCGACTACGAGGCGTTTCGAGAGAGCACGGTGGCCTCGGCCACCTATACGGTGCCGACCGCCCTGGAGCGGACGGGCGACTTTTCGAAGACGGTGAACGCCGCCGGCGCGGCGGTCCTCCTGTATGACCCGACGACCACGCGGGTGGGCTCGAGCGGGGCGCTGATGCGGGATCCCTTCCCGGGCAATGTGATTCCCACGGACCGAATCAACACCGTTGGGAAGAATCTCGCGAATTTCTATCCGCTGCCCACCAACAGCAGGCTGACTGCGAACCTGGACATTGGCGCGGCGCGCGTCAACCGCGACGATACGTTCGACATCCGCATCGACCACTACATCGGATCGAGCCACAAGATCTTCGGGCGCGTGTCGCGGCAGGAGCCGTTCACGGGCGAGCCGAACTACTTCAACAACATTGCGAACCCCGGCAATCCATCGCTCACACAGCACAGGCGTTCAGCGGCGCTGCAGGATATCTGGACGCTGACGCCGACGACAATCGTCAATTTCAACTACGGACTGTCGCGGCAGTACGGCACGCGCACGGCCTGGGGTGACGGCTATGACATCACGCAACTGGGCTTTCCGGCCAACTTCCGCGCCAACCAGCAGGTGAGCGCACTGCCCACGGTCTCCGTCAGCGGCTTCACCGGCCTGGGGAACGGCAACCAGAACTACAGCTCGCAGATGTCGCACATCCTGCAGGCGACCGTGACACGCATTCAGGGCTCGCACACGTTGAAGGCGGGCGCCGACTATCGTGTCTACCTCGACAACCAGTTGCAGAATCCTTCCGCGCAGGGCAGCCTGTCCGTCAGTTCGGCCTGGACGCAGGGCCCGAATCCGAATCAGGCCAGCAGCACCGCCGGGAATGGTATCGCCTCGCTCCTGCTTGGCATTCCCAGTGGCTCGCTGGTCAACCAGCCAGCCATCGCGTCCGCGAGCAGGTACTGGGCCGGGTTCGTTCAGGACGACTGGAGGCTGAGCCGCAACCTGACTTTGAATCTGGGTCTGCGGTATGAAGTCAATGTCCCTCGTACGGAGCGCTTTGACCGCATCAGCATCTTCGACGTCAGCGCGGCATCGCCCATCGCCGCCCAGGTGCCCTCCTTGCCGGGGCTGCGCGGCGCCATGGCCTTCCGCGACGGTGACAATCGCCAACTGATCCCGGCTGACAAGAACAACTGGGCACCGCGGTTTGGCTTCGCTTATCAGATGACCAAGAATATGGTCATTCGCGGCGGATACGGCCTCTTCTTCGGCCTGTCCTCAACGGATGCCGCGGGTGCGGCGGGCGGCTTTGTGGATGGCTTCCAGGCGACCACCAGTATTGTGACTTCCCTGGATGGAACCACGCCCATCGCCAGTCTCTCGAACCCATTTCCCAACGGATTCAATCAGCCTCTGTCGCGCGGTCAACTGACAGCGAGCTCGCTGCTCGGTCAATCGAATACGTCCGGCCTGCTATCCTTGGCGACTCCGTACTTCCAGCAGTGGAACTTCTCGGTGCAAAGATCGCTGGGGCAGAACCTGATTACCGAGATCGCCTATACGGCCAACAAAGGCACTCATGTGCCGTATACCAACTTCAATCCGAATGTGCTGACGCAGGCGCAGAACGCACTGGGAACGGTGAACCAGCAACTGGTGGCCAATCCGTTCTACGGCATCATCACGGATCCGACCAGTTCGCTGTCGCTGGCTACGGTGCAGAGAGGACAATTGCTCAAGCCCTACCCGCAGTATGGGTCGATCAATCTGGTCAATCCGTCGATCGGCAACTCCAATTACCACTCGTTGCAGGCCCGCGTGGAGAAGCGGTTCAGCAAGGGCTACACGCTGCTAGCGGCCTATACGTGGTCAAAGAACATTACTGACTTTTCCAACGCGGCTGTTGGCTCCACAACGGGCGTGATGGATCCTTACAACCTGCGGCTGGAGCGGTCTTTGGATTCGCAGGATGTGCCCCATCGCCTTGTGGTGAGCGGCGTGTATGAGTTGCCTTTCGGCCGGGGGCGGTGGCTGGGCGCGCACTGGAACCGCGGCGTCGACATGATCTTCGGCGGGTGGCAGTTGAACGGTATTGCCAGCTTTCAGAAGGGTGAACCGCTGGTGATGAGCGCCATCAGTGGATCGCGGCCGATCCGCCTGCAGCAGAGCGGCGAACTGAGTGGCTCGACTCAGAGCCGGCTGCTGCGTTACTTCGACACCACGGCCTTTGCGGTACCCGCGGCGTTCACTTATGGCAACAGCTCCCGCACCGCGCCAGATCTGCGCGGCCCAGGCATGGCGAACTACGACCTCTCTTTGTTCAAGACATTCGCGATCTATGAACGGCTGAAGGCCCAGCTCCGGTTCGAGACGTTCAACACCATGAACCGGGTGTGGTTCGGCATGCCGAGCACGTCCATCGGCTCGACCAGCGCGGGCGTCATCAGTAGCCAGGCCAATTCGCCGCGGCAGCTACAACTGGCCCTGAAGTTCCTGTTCTAA
- a CDS encoding nucleoside hydrolase — protein sequence MRDGAFLIGSTPVIVWSHTAAHKPPPAQRPSTLHAADFLIQATRAAGGPRRALCAGAQTKLAMAPLKDPTLADRLEEVVVMEFSFQTGVDPYNVGGDLVAARVVLGSGIPLTILPVEIGVACQMAEAEYAECLAAQRPQG from the coding sequence CTGCGGGATGGTGCCTTTCTCATCGGCAGTACGCCGGTCATCGTCTGGAGTCATACGGCCGCCCACAAACCGCCGCCGGCGCAGCGGCCCAGTACTTTGCATGCGGCGGATTTCCTGATCCAGGCGACTCGGGCAGCGGGTGGTCCGCGGCGGGCGCTGTGCGCCGGGGCGCAGACGAAGCTGGCCATGGCGCCGTTGAAGGACCCGACGCTGGCGGACCGGCTGGAGGAGGTTGTCGTCATGGAGTTCAGTTTCCAGACCGGGGTCGATCCGTATAACGTCGGCGGGGATCTTGTGGCGGCTCGGGTGGTTTTGGGTTCCGGGATCCCGCTGACGATTCTGCCGGTAGAGATTGGGGTGGCTTGCCAGATGGCGGAGGCGGAGTACGCGGAGTGTCTGGCGGCGCAGCGTCCGCAGGGGTAA
- a CDS encoding DUF2695 domain-containing protein, translated as MLDNAERQRRKLVLSELKAAERAKAEAMLPASRQQLKALIDWVDGHLEDGYDHSLRYTVEYIRTNDLDEPGTLEWLRKHGGYCDCEVVMNVEDSCPAFK; from the coding sequence ATGCTGGACAATGCCGAGCGGCAGCGCCGTAAGTTGGTGCTCAGTGAACTCAAGGCGGCCGAACGCGCCAAGGCCGAAGCAATGCTGCCAGCCTCCAGACAGCAGTTGAAGGCGCTCATCGATTGGGTTGACGGACATCTCGAGGACGGCTACGATCACAGCCTCCGCTACACCGTCGAGTACATCAGGACGAACGACCTGGATGAACCGGGAACACTCGAGTGGCTGCGTAAACACGGCGGCTACTGCGACTGCGAAGTCGTCATGAATGTCGAGGATAGCTGCCCCGCATTCAAGTAA
- a CDS encoding IS256 family transposase produces the protein MTRKKDTANRVDWKAVMAEDSDFMKALVQSVVQQVLDAEMEETLCAARSERTPMRTGYRSGSYVRGLVTRVGRIELRVPQDRQGRFRTEVFERYQRSEKALVGALAEMYVQGVSTRKVKAITEELCGHEFSASTISRINQTMDEELEKFATRPLEEDYPFLILDARYEKVREDGVIRSRAVQVAIGVNWDGRRCILAVELANRESASSWREFLVKLRQRGLRGVELVVSDDHAGLKRAIAEVVPEAAWQRCYVHFLRNALDHLPRKADDDCLTELRWIYDRRNLAEARQDLAAWLKKWESRYARLCQWVEEQIEETLTFYRLPQAHHKHLKSTNMLERLNEELKRRTLVVRIFPNAASCLRLVRALAVEIHEDWVEATRYLNMEELKEHKKQLLRDIQPAA, from the coding sequence ATGACCCGAAAGAAGGATACCGCGAACCGGGTGGACTGGAAAGCGGTGATGGCGGAAGACTCCGATTTCATGAAGGCGCTGGTGCAGAGCGTCGTGCAGCAGGTACTGGATGCCGAGATGGAGGAAACGCTCTGTGCGGCGCGGTCGGAGCGCACCCCGATGCGCACCGGCTATCGCAGCGGCTCCTATGTCCGTGGGCTGGTGACGCGGGTCGGCCGCATTGAGCTGCGCGTGCCGCAGGACCGGCAAGGGCGCTTCCGGACCGAGGTCTTTGAGCGCTATCAGCGCAGCGAAAAGGCGCTGGTCGGGGCGCTGGCCGAGATGTACGTGCAGGGCGTGTCGACGCGCAAGGTGAAGGCGATCACCGAGGAACTATGTGGGCATGAGTTTTCGGCCTCGACGATCAGCCGGATCAACCAGACGATGGACGAGGAACTGGAGAAGTTCGCGACGCGGCCGCTGGAGGAGGACTATCCGTTTCTGATCCTGGACGCGCGCTACGAAAAGGTGCGCGAGGACGGCGTGATCCGGAGCCGGGCGGTGCAGGTGGCGATCGGGGTGAACTGGGACGGGCGGCGCTGCATCCTGGCCGTGGAACTGGCCAACCGGGAGAGCGCGTCGAGCTGGCGCGAGTTTCTGGTGAAGCTGCGGCAGCGGGGGCTGCGCGGAGTGGAACTGGTTGTCAGCGACGATCACGCGGGCCTGAAGCGTGCGATTGCCGAGGTCGTGCCGGAGGCCGCCTGGCAACGGTGCTACGTGCACTTCCTGCGCAATGCGCTGGACCATCTGCCGCGCAAGGCCGACGACGATTGTCTGACCGAGTTGCGCTGGATCTACGACCGCCGCAACCTGGCCGAGGCGCGGCAGGATCTGGCGGCATGGCTGAAGAAGTGGGAATCGCGCTACGCCAGATTGTGCCAGTGGGTGGAGGAGCAGATCGAGGAGACGCTGACGTTTTACCGTCTGCCGCAGGCGCACCACAAGCATCTGAAGTCGACGAACATGCTGGAGCGACTGAACGAGGAGCTCAAACGCCGGACCCTGGTGGTGAGGATCTTCCCGAACGCGGCGAGCTGCCTGCGGCTGGTGCGAGCGCTGGCGGTGGAGATCCACGAGGACTGGGTGGAAGCGACGCGCTATCTGAACATGGAGGAGCTGAAAGAGCACAAGAAGCAGCTACTGCGCGATATACAGCCCGCCGCCTGA
- a CDS encoding TIR domain-containing protein produces MLRLCIVEPTNHPAGGVLGRSLPHLDEFEIETLARVPDDLRGVNVVVLNNILGTPESMPAGRVMDYVRQGGGLFAIHDTVFPYSVHERFITDCGIRAAFDAVQVVPTANGVERHILLARAKPEDPLQRFPVRPMPEAAGHPILRGVGEFELAEEVWAQNLAAGVRPLMSAEVGDRIPAHSRFRNPIPVCACKSVGLGRLAFFSLGHFAAMYSDPQFLLLASNAIRWTAKVTSESRWAYDVFLSYGSRNRAQAQVIKDCGDRMGVRIFLDERELEGGDLWEEEIRSALEGSRELALLATKESLKSEWVTTEWGAAWVLRRRITPLLYRCDVDDLPRRMQRLQAMDWSNYEVYLTRVLERGGD; encoded by the coding sequence ATGCTGCGCCTCTGTATTGTGGAACCCACGAATCATCCGGCCGGTGGTGTTCTGGGCCGTTCTCTGCCGCACCTCGACGAGTTCGAGATCGAGACGCTGGCTCGCGTTCCGGACGATCTGCGCGGCGTGAATGTCGTCGTCCTCAACAACATTCTCGGCACGCCGGAGTCTATGCCGGCCGGCCGCGTGATGGACTACGTGCGGCAGGGCGGCGGCCTATTTGCGATCCACGATACGGTCTTTCCCTACTCGGTCCACGAGAGGTTCATCACCGACTGTGGGATCCGGGCGGCCTTTGACGCGGTGCAAGTGGTGCCAACGGCGAACGGGGTGGAGCGGCACATTCTGCTGGCTCGCGCCAAACCCGAGGATCCTCTGCAGCGGTTTCCGGTGCGGCCGATGCCGGAGGCGGCGGGGCACCCGATTCTGCGGGGTGTCGGTGAGTTCGAGTTGGCGGAAGAGGTGTGGGCCCAGAATCTGGCGGCTGGCGTCAGGCCGTTGATGAGTGCCGAGGTGGGCGACCGGATCCCTGCTCATTCGCGATTCCGGAACCCGATCCCCGTGTGCGCCTGCAAGAGCGTGGGGCTGGGCCGGTTGGCGTTCTTCTCGCTGGGGCACTTTGCCGCGATGTATAGCGATCCGCAGTTCCTGCTGCTGGCGTCGAATGCGATCCGGTGGACGGCGAAGGTGACGAGTGAAAGCAGGTGGGCTTACGACGTGTTCCTGAGTTATGGTTCCCGAAATCGCGCCCAGGCGCAGGTGATTAAAGATTGCGGCGACCGGATGGGCGTCCGAATCTTTTTGGACGAGCGTGAGTTGGAAGGCGGCGACCTTTGGGAAGAGGAAATTCGCTCCGCACTGGAGGGCAGCAGGGAACTGGCGCTGCTGGCGACGAAAGAGAGTCTGAAGAGTGAGTGGGTGACCACGGAGTGGGGCGCGGCCTGGGTGCTACGCAGGCGGATCACGCCGCTGCTGTACCGCTGCGATGTGGACGATCTGCCGCGGCGGATGCAGCGATTGCAGGCAATGGACTGGAGCAACTACGAGGTGTACCTGACTCGGGTGCTGGAGCGCGGAGGGGATTGA